One Ostrea edulis chromosome 6, xbOstEdul1.1, whole genome shotgun sequence genomic window, GTgaacaatttaattttttgtctTGCAACATTTTCGGAAAACTAGAATACatcatttaatgaaaatgaaagtgaTAATAAAAATGTCTTTTATTAATATAGGATAGCACGATTAGTTTTAGAACTACACTGTAGTTCTATAGATGCAGACATtagtattatacatatacagtattatTATATGAAGTtatattacatacatatacatacatacatatatacatacatacatacatatatatgtacatacatatatacatacctacatatatacatacatgtacatacatacatgcacatacatgcatgcacatacatacatatatacatacatacatgtacatacatacatatatacatacatgtatatatatatacatacatacatatatacatacatacatacatacatacatacatgtacatacatacatacatacatacatacataaaacgGAAAACAAACCAAATCTGTTTTTAATTCTAGTGTGAAAAATTTCTAAGATAAGTGGATTTAAAGGTTTCCGATGATGGATGTTTAATAAAAAAACATTATCAGTGCAAATGAATAGGAACAATGTTTCCATTTTGAATCGCCATTATCCTGTGTCGTGCACATAACTGGTATAGACAGAAAGATTTAAGGTTGAAAGATGCTTTTTATTATTACTATCATTactgttttattattattcaaaTAAAACAACTCTGCAAAAACAAATGTTCATGTTGTTATATAAAACGTGATATTTCTCAATATGCTTTTCTTCACTGAATGTTTATCATAAAAGGATCTGGCcatgttttgttgtttattgtttGAGTCATCGTCATTTCCGGCGACCACAATATGAGTATATGACCAATATTTCTAAAGTACTTCTCACTTTATGAAATTTCCTCACGAAGCCAACCACCATTTCATGGTAAggtgtagaatttttttttttttgtaagtcttttcaatattttatacagcttactccacttatattgaagttgcttattttgaaatatcacttattttgaagtaaaacaaaatccCCAGTCTCAGTCTCTTATTTACTTTGCATTAAAATTTCGGTTAAATTAAAATCGCttaatatattgaaatatcacttattttgaaatcaattatcTGTCCCCTGAGTAGataatgttttgttttcataaCGGCTATATTGAAGTCACCTGCGATGGTAGTTGTCAGGTTGGTGGCCTCATAATTACGCAGGTAGGTGTCAGGTCATTGGTTTCCCATGGATTACTTTTCAGTGCGTGTTCTATAGGAATAAAATAACAGTGGGGTATAATCACTCTTTAACAGCTTGATTACAGGATCGTTTGTAAAATTTGACCTCCCCATAAAAAAGGAAAACTTTATCATTGGACATCAAATACAAATTAACAACTGCAATAGATATAAGAATTTGAAGTCAAAATTTGAtatgacaattttgtttaactCCAGTAATTTCAAACATCTTACAGCTATCACAGTGCATTAAaaataggttttttttaaagggttcacattaaaatctcaaaaaaaGTCTATAACATCTGACGCGGACAACGACAAAGTCTTTACAGACAACATGATGTCACTTGCTTATGTTAGtgaactttatttttatttttttaaaaattggttcTGAAATTCTTAtgttagacatacatgtacatgtgtgtcaAACGTCTTCACGGCGATGGATTCCAGGGAAGAACTTACTTCCggtattatatacatgtacatactgcaAGGAAAATATCAGCGACGAGAGCAAAAACGAAATTCTGGATGAAGATGTGACGTACCTCGAAATTGTATGTgcaaatttaataataaaaaaaattatgtacaGACACTACCTAAAGTAGACGACGAAATTTTTGTAGACATCGGAAATTGGAATATTCATTCTTGGTCAGCTCAATAAGAAACAAAAGTTAACAAAactcacatttttaaaaaaaaaaattaaaaatcttcagtggactaaattcaatcaattatctaaatgttgtaaattgtgtaatgtaataaattcatatttctgCTTTCGTAATCGGGATCGAGATGCCAAAATGAAGCCTCCGATATGGTCGACATTTCCGATTTCGCTTATTTTGAACTTTGgttatattgaaagaaaaagattggtcccctgaatttcaatatatccggaGTAAGCTGTACTTTgacaaatattgttttgaaaatataatagAAATGCAGAATTGAAAGCTAGCTGGCAATTGAGAATACTAGTATACTCTTAACGTTTGCAAAATTTTAGGCATACCAAATCAGGAAGaagaaaagatattttaaaagttttaattttttttatcttatgaTAAACAGGACATCTTTGTCTTTACTAGCTGCCATGGAGATAGGCAATACGACCAACAGCAGTGTTGTGTTATGGGATGAAGCCACTGTGAACAAGATTAACGACTCAGTTTTCGATAAAATCTACCTACCAAGTTTCATCTACACACTTATTCTACTTGTGATTGGCTGTTTAGGAAATTCTGTTGTCTTCTACATTTATTTCACACGATGGAGGAAGACAACTTCCAGGGTTTTCATCTTAGCGCTTGCAGTGTTCGACTTGATCAACAATTTCATTACCACCCCAACAGAACTGCATTCCATGCTTAACTGGTTTCAAACAACAAACGGAGGTTTGTGCAAGTTTtcgcgatttttgacctttatGATGAACAACTGCTCGTCCGTGACTTTGCTTGGCATAGCGCTGGATCGGTACAGGAGTATTTGTCGGCCGTTTCAAACACAGATGTCCGCGAAAAACGCGAAAATAATTGTTGTTGTTGGAGTACTTCTGGCCGTTGTCTTTGCATGGCCTGCACTAGTTGTCTATGGtatacaatcaattaaaatTCCAATAGCTCCCAAAACGTATGTCAGAGGCAATATGTGCATGATTGAGGATGGTTTCGTGGATACCGACTACCCTTTGGCGTTCGTGATAGTCCTATTAGCAGGCAATCTGTTAATTGACATCGCACTTATCATAGCCTACAGTTGCATCGCCATTCAGGTAATCAGGAGAGGGTCATCATTTTTATGTCAAACATCCAAAGACATGAGAAAAGACAGTCAGAGCTACAGTCAATCGAACACGGAGGATGTTTTCTTGGATGATAAAAATTCGGGGGGAAATCCATCAATACTGAAAAATTTTTCCAAGCAACATGGCAGTAGTCAGGAGAAATCGGATTCTGAGGTAGAAATGATGAGCTTGAATTCCGATATAAAGCGATCGATCAAGAAGACTGACAGTAACGCCGGCAACAAAGCATCCGAAAAGCGCGCGAAATTCAAACGTCAGAGATCACTGTCCGTTCAGAGCGAAGAGGCACGAAGGTCCCGCATGATTAAGATCACCTTGATGCTATTTTTGGTCACACTGCTCTTTATGATATCATTCATACCGTATTGCGTCATCGTTATCATAAGATACGTGCAGCCTAATTACTACCCATCGCTCTCCAACACAGGGAAGGTTTTCTACCACTTTATCCTGAGGTCCTACCTACTAAGCATGTCCCTCAATCCTGTCATCTACAGCTTCATGAGCGAAAAATTCAGAGAAGAATGCAGAAAATGCATCAGAAAATTTGTTCGACTTTTCAAATCTCGAAATTAGATACATTATCGTGTGAACTGCCGTATTAACACGGATAAACTTAAGTTTGACATCTTAAATCTTTAAATTTGTGTTCCATAtgtatgttgattgattgattgtattttgtttaacgtccctctcgagaatatttcacccatatggagacgtcaccactgccggtgaagggctgcaaaatttaggcctatgctcggcgcttatggccattgatcagggagggatctttatcgtgccacacctgctgtgacacgggacctcggtttttccggtctcatctgaaggaccgccccatttagtcgcctcttacgacaagcaaggggtactgaagaccatATGTATGTTAATTACAATTTAAAACACTTTGATGTTCGTATACACGCATGATGT contains:
- the LOC125683358 gene encoding cholecystokinin receptor type A-like → MEIGNTTNSSVVLWDEATVNKINDSVFDKIYLPSFIYTLILLVIGCLGNSVVFYIYFTRWRKTTSRVFILALAVFDLINNFITTPTELHSMLNWFQTTNGGLCKFSRFLTFMMNNCSSVTLLGIALDRYRSICRPFQTQMSAKNAKIIVVVGVLLAVVFAWPALVVYGIQSIKIPIAPKTYVRGNMCMIEDGFVDTDYPLAFVIVLLAGNLLIDIALIIAYSCIAIQVIRRGSSFLCQTSKDMRKDSQSYSQSNTEDVFLDDKNSGGNPSILKNFSKQHGSSQEKSDSEVEMMSLNSDIKRSIKKTDSNAGNKASEKRAKFKRQRSLSVQSEEARRSRMIKITLMLFLVTLLFMISFIPYCVIVIIRYVQPNYYPSLSNTGKVFYHFILRSYLLSMSLNPVIYSFMSEKFREECRKCIRKFVRLFKSRN